One segment of Pelecanus crispus isolate bPelCri1 chromosome 2, bPelCri1.pri, whole genome shotgun sequence DNA contains the following:
- the PABPC1 gene encoding polyadenylate-binding protein 1 isoform X3, with amino-acid sequence MNFDVIKGKPVRIMWSQRDPSLRKSGVGNIFIKNLDKSIDNKALYDTFSAFGNILSCKVVCDENGSKGYGFVHFETQEAAERAIEKMNGMLLNDRKVFVGRFKSRKEREAELGARAKEFTNVYIKNFGEDMDDERLKELFGKFGPALSVKVMTDESGKSKGFGFVSFERHEDAQKAVDEMNGKELNGKQIYVGRAQKKVERQTELKRKFEQMKQDRITRYQGVNLYVKNLDDGIDDERLRKEFSPFGTITSAKVMMEGGRSKGFGFVCFSSPEEATKAVTEMNGRIVATKPLYVALAQRKEERQAHLTNQYMQRMASVRAVPNPVINPYQPAPPSGYFMAAIPQTQNRAAYYPTNQLAQLARPSPRWTAQGARPHPFQNMPGAIRPAAPRPPFSTMRPASSQVPRVMSTQRVANTSTQTMGPRPAAAATAATPAVRTVPQYKYAAGVRNPQQHLNTQPQVAMQQPAVHVQGQEPLTASMLASAPPQEQKQMLGERLFPLIQSMHPTLAGKITGMLLEIDNSELLHMLESPESLRSKVDEAVAVLQAHQAKEAAQKAVNNPTGVPSV; translated from the exons ATGAACTTTGATGTCATTAAAGGCAAACCAGTGCGCATCATGTGGTCTCAGCGCGATCCATCTCTACGCAAAAGCGGTGTAGGAAACATCTTCATCAAAAACTTGGACAAATCAATTGATAACAAAGCTTTGTATgacacattttctgcttttggaaacaTCCTATCTTGTAAG gtGGTATGTGATGAAAATGGATCCAAGGGTTATGGATTTGTACATTTTGAGACacaagaagctgcagaaagagcTATTGAAAAAATGAATGGTATGCTGCTTAATGACCGCAAAGT ATTTGTTGGAAGGTTTAAATCCCGCAAGGAACGTGAGGCAGAGCTTGGAGCCAGAGCAAAAGAATTCACCAATGTTTACATCAAGAATTTTGGAGAAGACATGGATGATGAGAGACTTAAGGAACTCTTTGGCAAGTTTG GTCCTGCCCTAAGTGTGAAAGTTATGACCGATGAGAGTGGAAAATCCAAAGGCTTCGGCTTCGTCAGTTTTGAAAGACATGAAGATGCCCAAAAA GCTGTAGATGAAATGAATGGGAAAGAGCTCAATGGGAAACAAATCTATGTTGGCCGGGCTCAGAAAAAGGTGGAAAGACAGACAGAGCTGAAGCGCAAGTTTGAACAAATGAAGCAGGACAGGATCACCAGATACCAg gGCGTAAACCTTTACGTGAAAAATCTTGATGATGGGATTGATGATGAGCGTCTTCGAAAGGAATTCTCCCCTTTTGGTACAATCACTAGTGCAAAG GTCATGATGGAAGGTGGCCGCAGCAAAGGATTTGGATTTGTATGCTTTTCATCACCAGAAGAAGCTACCAAAGCTGTCACAGAAATGAATGGTAGAATTGTGGCTACTAAACCATTATATGTAGCTCTAGCCCAGCGTAAAGAAGAGCGCCAAGCTCATCTTACCAACCAGTATATGCAGAGAATGGCAAGCGTAAGAGCGGTACCTAATCCTGTAATCAACCCTTACCAACCAGCACCTCCTTCGGGTTACTTCATGGCAGCCATCCCACAG ACTCAGAACCGTGCTGCATACTACCCTACTAATCAACTCGCTCAACTTGCTAGACCTAGTCCTCGCTGGACTGCTCAGGGTGCCAGACCTCATC CATTCCAAAATATGCCTGGTGCTATccgcccagcagcacccagaccACCATTTAGTACCATGAGACCAGCTTCTTCACAAGTTCCACGAGTCATGTCAACACAACGTGTTG ctaataCATCAACACAAACAATGGGTCCacgtcctgcagcagcagctactGCAGCTACTCCTGCTGTACGCACAGTACCACAGTACAAATATGCTGCAGGTGTTCGTAATCCTCAGCAGCATCTTAACACACAGCCGCAGGTTGCTATGCAGCAG CCTGCTGTCCATGTGCAAGGTCAGGAACCCTTGACTGCTTCCATGTTGGCTTCTGCCCCTCCACAAGAACAAAAGCAGATGTTAG GTGAACGTCTATTTCCTCTCATTCAAAGCATGCACCCTACTCTGGCGGGTAAGATCACTGGTATGTTGTTGGAGATTGACAACTCTGAACTCCTCCACATGCTCGAGTCTCCTGAGTCTCTTCGTTCGAAG GTTGATGAAGCTGTAGCCGTACTACAAGCCCACCAAGCTAAAGAGGCTGCTCAAAAGGCAGTTAATAATCCCACTGGGGTTCCAAGTGTTTAA
- the PABPC1 gene encoding polyadenylate-binding protein 1 isoform X1 yields MNPSAPSYPMASLYVGDLHPDVTEAMLYEKFSPAGPILSIRVCRDMITRRSLGYAYVNFQQPADAERALDTMNFDVIKGKPVRIMWSQRDPSLRKSGVGNIFIKNLDKSIDNKALYDTFSAFGNILSCKVVCDENGSKGYGFVHFETQEAAERAIEKMNGMLLNDRKVFVGRFKSRKEREAELGARAKEFTNVYIKNFGEDMDDERLKELFGKFGPALSVKVMTDESGKSKGFGFVSFERHEDAQKAVDEMNGKELNGKQIYVGRAQKKVERQTELKRKFEQMKQDRITRYQGVNLYVKNLDDGIDDERLRKEFSPFGTITSAKVMMEGGRSKGFGFVCFSSPEEATKAVTEMNGRIVATKPLYVALAQRKEERQAHLTNQYMQRMASVRAVPNPVINPYQPAPPSGYFMAAIPQTQNRAAYYPTNQLAQLARPSPRWTAQGARPHPFQNMPGAIRPAAPRPPFSTMRPASSQVPRVMSTQRVANTSTQTMGPRPAAAATAATPAVRTVPQYKYAAGVRNPQQHLNTQPQVAMQQPAVHVQGQEPLTASMLASAPPQEQKQMLGERLFPLIQSMHPTLAGKITGMLLEIDNSELLHMLESPESLRSKVDEAVAVLQAHQAKEAAQKAVNNPTGVPSV; encoded by the exons ATGAACCCCAGCGCCCCCAGCTACCCCATGGCCTCCCTCTACGTGGGGGACCTGCACCCCGACGTGACGGAGGCCATGCTCTACGAGAAGTTCAGCCCCGCCGGGCCCATCCTCTCCATCCGCGTCTGCAGGGACATGATCACCCGCCGGTCGCTCGGCTACGCCTATGTCAACTTCCAGCAGCCCGCCGACG CTGAACGAGCTTTGGATACCATGAACTTTGATGTCATTAAAGGCAAACCAGTGCGCATCATGTGGTCTCAGCGCGATCCATCTCTACGCAAAAGCGGTGTAGGAAACATCTTCATCAAAAACTTGGACAAATCAATTGATAACAAAGCTTTGTATgacacattttctgcttttggaaacaTCCTATCTTGTAAG gtGGTATGTGATGAAAATGGATCCAAGGGTTATGGATTTGTACATTTTGAGACacaagaagctgcagaaagagcTATTGAAAAAATGAATGGTATGCTGCTTAATGACCGCAAAGT ATTTGTTGGAAGGTTTAAATCCCGCAAGGAACGTGAGGCAGAGCTTGGAGCCAGAGCAAAAGAATTCACCAATGTTTACATCAAGAATTTTGGAGAAGACATGGATGATGAGAGACTTAAGGAACTCTTTGGCAAGTTTG GTCCTGCCCTAAGTGTGAAAGTTATGACCGATGAGAGTGGAAAATCCAAAGGCTTCGGCTTCGTCAGTTTTGAAAGACATGAAGATGCCCAAAAA GCTGTAGATGAAATGAATGGGAAAGAGCTCAATGGGAAACAAATCTATGTTGGCCGGGCTCAGAAAAAGGTGGAAAGACAGACAGAGCTGAAGCGCAAGTTTGAACAAATGAAGCAGGACAGGATCACCAGATACCAg gGCGTAAACCTTTACGTGAAAAATCTTGATGATGGGATTGATGATGAGCGTCTTCGAAAGGAATTCTCCCCTTTTGGTACAATCACTAGTGCAAAG GTCATGATGGAAGGTGGCCGCAGCAAAGGATTTGGATTTGTATGCTTTTCATCACCAGAAGAAGCTACCAAAGCTGTCACAGAAATGAATGGTAGAATTGTGGCTACTAAACCATTATATGTAGCTCTAGCCCAGCGTAAAGAAGAGCGCCAAGCTCATCTTACCAACCAGTATATGCAGAGAATGGCAAGCGTAAGAGCGGTACCTAATCCTGTAATCAACCCTTACCAACCAGCACCTCCTTCGGGTTACTTCATGGCAGCCATCCCACAG ACTCAGAACCGTGCTGCATACTACCCTACTAATCAACTCGCTCAACTTGCTAGACCTAGTCCTCGCTGGACTGCTCAGGGTGCCAGACCTCATC CATTCCAAAATATGCCTGGTGCTATccgcccagcagcacccagaccACCATTTAGTACCATGAGACCAGCTTCTTCACAAGTTCCACGAGTCATGTCAACACAACGTGTTG ctaataCATCAACACAAACAATGGGTCCacgtcctgcagcagcagctactGCAGCTACTCCTGCTGTACGCACAGTACCACAGTACAAATATGCTGCAGGTGTTCGTAATCCTCAGCAGCATCTTAACACACAGCCGCAGGTTGCTATGCAGCAG CCTGCTGTCCATGTGCAAGGTCAGGAACCCTTGACTGCTTCCATGTTGGCTTCTGCCCCTCCACAAGAACAAAAGCAGATGTTAG GTGAACGTCTATTTCCTCTCATTCAAAGCATGCACCCTACTCTGGCGGGTAAGATCACTGGTATGTTGTTGGAGATTGACAACTCTGAACTCCTCCACATGCTCGAGTCTCCTGAGTCTCTTCGTTCGAAG GTTGATGAAGCTGTAGCCGTACTACAAGCCCACCAAGCTAAAGAGGCTGCTCAAAAGGCAGTTAATAATCCCACTGGGGTTCCAAGTGTTTAA
- the PABPC1 gene encoding polyadenylate-binding protein 1 isoform X2: MNPSAPSYPMASLYVGDLHPDVTEAMLYEKFSPAGPILSIRVCRDMITRRSLGYAYVNFQQPADAERALDTMNFDVIKGKPVRIMWSQRDPSLRKSGVGNIFIKNLDKSIDNKALYDTFSAFGNILSCKVVCDENGSKGYGFVHFETQEAAERAIEKMNGMLLNDRKVFVGRFKSRKEREAELGARAKEFTNVYIKNFGEDMDDERLKELFGKFGPALSVKVMTDESGKSKGFGFVSFERHEDAQKAVDEMNGKELNGKQIYVGRAQKKVERQTELKRKFEQMKQDRITRYQGVNLYVKNLDDGIDDERLRKEFSPFGTITSAKVMMEGGRSKGFGFVCFSSPEEATKAVTEMNGRIVATKPLYVALAQRKEERQAHLTNQYMQRMASVRAVPNPVINPYQPAPPSGYFMAAIPQTQNRAAYYPTNQLAQLARPSPRWTAQGARPHPFQNMPGAIRPAAPRPPFSTMRPASSQVPRVMSTQRVGTNTSTQTMGPRPAAAATAATPAVRTVPQYKYAAGVRNPQQHLNTQPQVAMQQPAVHVQGQEPLTASMLASAPPQEQKQMLGERLFPLIQSMHPTLAGKITGMLLEIDNSELLHMLESPESLRSKVDEAVAVLQAHQAKEAAQKAVNNPTGVPSV, translated from the exons ATGAACCCCAGCGCCCCCAGCTACCCCATGGCCTCCCTCTACGTGGGGGACCTGCACCCCGACGTGACGGAGGCCATGCTCTACGAGAAGTTCAGCCCCGCCGGGCCCATCCTCTCCATCCGCGTCTGCAGGGACATGATCACCCGCCGGTCGCTCGGCTACGCCTATGTCAACTTCCAGCAGCCCGCCGACG CTGAACGAGCTTTGGATACCATGAACTTTGATGTCATTAAAGGCAAACCAGTGCGCATCATGTGGTCTCAGCGCGATCCATCTCTACGCAAAAGCGGTGTAGGAAACATCTTCATCAAAAACTTGGACAAATCAATTGATAACAAAGCTTTGTATgacacattttctgcttttggaaacaTCCTATCTTGTAAG gtGGTATGTGATGAAAATGGATCCAAGGGTTATGGATTTGTACATTTTGAGACacaagaagctgcagaaagagcTATTGAAAAAATGAATGGTATGCTGCTTAATGACCGCAAAGT ATTTGTTGGAAGGTTTAAATCCCGCAAGGAACGTGAGGCAGAGCTTGGAGCCAGAGCAAAAGAATTCACCAATGTTTACATCAAGAATTTTGGAGAAGACATGGATGATGAGAGACTTAAGGAACTCTTTGGCAAGTTTG GTCCTGCCCTAAGTGTGAAAGTTATGACCGATGAGAGTGGAAAATCCAAAGGCTTCGGCTTCGTCAGTTTTGAAAGACATGAAGATGCCCAAAAA GCTGTAGATGAAATGAATGGGAAAGAGCTCAATGGGAAACAAATCTATGTTGGCCGGGCTCAGAAAAAGGTGGAAAGACAGACAGAGCTGAAGCGCAAGTTTGAACAAATGAAGCAGGACAGGATCACCAGATACCAg gGCGTAAACCTTTACGTGAAAAATCTTGATGATGGGATTGATGATGAGCGTCTTCGAAAGGAATTCTCCCCTTTTGGTACAATCACTAGTGCAAAG GTCATGATGGAAGGTGGCCGCAGCAAAGGATTTGGATTTGTATGCTTTTCATCACCAGAAGAAGCTACCAAAGCTGTCACAGAAATGAATGGTAGAATTGTGGCTACTAAACCATTATATGTAGCTCTAGCCCAGCGTAAAGAAGAGCGCCAAGCTCATCTTACCAACCAGTATATGCAGAGAATGGCAAGCGTAAGAGCGGTACCTAATCCTGTAATCAACCCTTACCAACCAGCACCTCCTTCGGGTTACTTCATGGCAGCCATCCCACAG ACTCAGAACCGTGCTGCATACTACCCTACTAATCAACTCGCTCAACTTGCTAGACCTAGTCCTCGCTGGACTGCTCAGGGTGCCAGACCTCATC CATTCCAAAATATGCCTGGTGCTATccgcccagcagcacccagaccACCATTTAGTACCATGAGACCAGCTTCTTCACAAGTTCCACGAGTCATGTCAACACAACGTGTTG GCA ctaataCATCAACACAAACAATGGGTCCacgtcctgcagcagcagctactGCAGCTACTCCTGCTGTACGCACAGTACCACAGTACAAATATGCTGCAGGTGTTCGTAATCCTCAGCAGCATCTTAACACACAGCCGCAGGTTGCTATGCAGCAG CCTGCTGTCCATGTGCAAGGTCAGGAACCCTTGACTGCTTCCATGTTGGCTTCTGCCCCTCCACAAGAACAAAAGCAGATGTTAG GTGAACGTCTATTTCCTCTCATTCAAAGCATGCACCCTACTCTGGCGGGTAAGATCACTGGTATGTTGTTGGAGATTGACAACTCTGAACTCCTCCACATGCTCGAGTCTCCTGAGTCTCTTCGTTCGAAG GTTGATGAAGCTGTAGCCGTACTACAAGCCCACCAAGCTAAAGAGGCTGCTCAAAAGGCAGTTAATAATCCCACTGGGGTTCCAAGTGTTTAA